In Syngnathus scovelli strain Florida chromosome 10, RoL_Ssco_1.2, whole genome shotgun sequence, the following are encoded in one genomic region:
- the LOC125976161 gene encoding interferon-induced protein with tetratricopeptide repeats 1-like, with amino-acid sequence MSAERTLTTLKTELESLQCHFTWNLNLQRSKLFLLRDQLEDIGVVEGYKWLGHIYNLQGYVRYRLGSSKDALAFFSMAAEALRQMRNTVSEEGPWLAVNYGNLAWLHYRMGEAAQCQTYLSKVDNLRTEYPSPCPEELHPEICAEKAWALMKFGKDNTLVALQYFQRAIRMQPDMIEWHSSHVLALARTSKLYQSGLDGNAFEKLKVAKKHDPDNLYLATIYLAACAARGRRIEGEARQLAKEILKKPVSSYSGIKPLLKVFRVYLSMDEALDLAEEALERHPGERYLKRCAAICYKKKVFSHRDILPEPALVDRAVGLYREVILLYRQSSLKRKLTLANLYVKSTHEQAKAAEIFEQLLLHQGEQEPGDRQMLYNYYAKYLQSAQRERYKSIEYYMRAAAIQHPSVYRLNSIQILEKIRERERNRMCREIEEFLNNLQG; translated from the coding sequence TGCCGAACGGACTCTAACAACATTGAAGACCGAGCTGGAGAGCCTGCAATGTCACTTCACGTGGAACCTGAACCTCCAAAGATCCAAACTTTTCCTCCTCCGAGATCAACTGGAAGATATTGGCGTCGTGGAGGGATACAAGTGGCTGGGGCATATTTACAACTTGCAAGGTTACGTACGCTACCGGCTCGGGAGTAGCAAAGATGCCTTGGCTTTCTTCAGCATGGCCGCGGAGGCGTTGCGTCAGATGAGAAATACTGTCTCGGAGGAGGGCCCGTGGCTGGCGGTCAACTACGGGAACTTGGCTTGGCTGCACTACCGCATGGGAGAAGCCGCACAATGTCAGACTTACCTGTCCAAGGTTGACAACCTTCGGACTGAATATCCTTCACCGTGTCCAGAGGAACTCCACCCCGAGATCTGCGCTGAAAAAGCCTGGGCTCTGATGAAATTTGGCAAAGACAATACACTTGTGGCGCTGCAATATTTTCAGAGGGCCATCAGGATGCAGCCTGACATGATCGAGTGGCACTCCAGTCACGTGCTAGCATTAGCGAGAACGTCCAAGCTGTATCAAAGCGGACTCGACGGGAACGCTTTTGAAAaactgaaagtggctaaaaaacACGACCCCGATAACCTGTACCTTGCGACAATTTACCTGGCCGCTTGTGCCGCTCGAGGAAGAAGAATTGAAGGGGAAGCGCGGCAATTGGCCAAGGAGATTCTGAAAAAGCCCGTCAGCAGCTACAGCGGCATTAAACCGTTACTCAAAGTGTTCCGGGTGTATTTATCAATGGACGAAGCTCTCGACTTGGCAGAAGAAGCTCTGGAAAGACATCCGGGAGAACGTTATCTTAAGAGGTGTGCCGCAATCTGCTACAAAAAGAAGGTTTTTTCCCACAGGGACATTTTGCCGGAACCAGCGCTGGTCGACAGGGCCGTCGGTCTCTATCGAGAAGTGATTCTTCTCTACCGTCAGTCTTCGCTCAAGAGAAAATTAACTCTGGCAAATCTATATGTAAAATCCACTCACGAGCAAGCTAAAGCCGCTGAGATATTTGAGCAACTCCTTCTCCATCAGGGTGAGCAGGAACCCGGAGACAGACAGATGCTTTATAACTACTATGCAAAATATTTACAGTCCGCCCAGAGAGAGAGATACAAGTCTATAGAATATTACATGAGGGCAGCAGCTATACAACATCCATCTGTCTACCGCCTAAACAGCATTCAAATCCTGGAGAAAATCAGGGAAAGAGAAAGAAACAGAATGTGCCGAGAAATAGAGGAGTTTCTGAACAACCTGCAGGGCTGA